The following are from one region of the Cyanobium gracile PCC 6307 genome:
- the nusA gene encoding transcription termination factor NusA yields the protein MALVLLPGLNNLIEDISDEKKLAPQVVEAALREALLKGYERYRRTLYLGISEDPFEEDYFSNFDVALDLEEEGYRVLASKIIVEEVESDDHQIAIEEVRQVAEDAQIGDTVVLDVTPEKDDFGRMAAATTKQVLAQKLRDQQRRMIQEEFADLEDPVLTARVIRFERQSVIMAVSSGLGRPEVEAELPRRDQLPNDNYRANATFKVFLKEVSEVPRRGPQLFVSRANAGLVVYLFENEVPEIQEGSVRIVAVAREANPPSRAVGPRTKVAVDSVEREVDPVGACIGARGSRIQQVVNELRGEKIDVIRWSPDPAQYLANSLSPARVEMVRLVDPEGHHAHVLVPHDQLSLAIGREGQNVRLAARLTGWKIDIKDAQDYDQVSEDEKVATLIAQRQEEEALQAEAEARLQAEQATRAEEDARLRELYPLPEDEEIDGEGDGEEDGGEVGPSEVEAEADDPLEPPLEEAPEETAGEDVR from the coding sequence ATGGCCCTGGTTCTTCTCCCCGGTCTCAACAACCTGATCGAGGACATCAGCGACGAGAAGAAGCTGGCTCCCCAGGTGGTGGAGGCGGCCCTGCGGGAGGCCCTGCTGAAGGGCTACGAGCGTTACCGCCGCACCCTCTACCTGGGCATCAGCGAGGACCCCTTCGAGGAGGACTACTTCAGCAACTTCGACGTGGCGCTCGATCTCGAGGAAGAGGGCTATCGGGTGCTGGCCAGCAAGATCATCGTCGAGGAGGTGGAGAGCGACGACCACCAGATCGCCATCGAGGAGGTGCGCCAGGTGGCGGAAGACGCCCAGATCGGCGACACGGTGGTGCTGGACGTGACACCGGAGAAAGATGATTTCGGCCGCATGGCCGCCGCCACCACCAAGCAGGTGCTGGCCCAGAAACTGCGCGACCAGCAGCGCCGCATGATCCAGGAGGAATTCGCCGACCTGGAGGATCCCGTGCTCACCGCCCGGGTGATCCGCTTCGAGCGCCAGAGCGTGATCATGGCCGTCAGCAGTGGCCTGGGCCGGCCCGAGGTGGAGGCGGAACTGCCCCGCCGCGACCAGCTGCCCAACGACAACTACCGCGCCAACGCCACCTTCAAGGTGTTCCTCAAGGAGGTCAGCGAGGTGCCCAGGCGCGGCCCCCAGCTGTTCGTCTCCCGGGCCAATGCGGGCCTGGTGGTCTACCTGTTCGAAAACGAGGTGCCCGAAATCCAGGAGGGTTCGGTGCGGATCGTCGCTGTGGCCCGCGAGGCCAATCCCCCCTCCCGCGCCGTCGGCCCCCGCACCAAGGTGGCGGTCGACAGTGTGGAGCGGGAAGTGGATCCGGTGGGGGCCTGCATCGGTGCCCGCGGCTCCCGCATCCAGCAGGTGGTGAATGAACTGCGGGGCGAGAAGATCGACGTGATCCGCTGGTCTCCGGACCCAGCCCAGTACCTGGCCAACTCCCTCAGTCCGGCGCGGGTGGAGATGGTCCGCCTGGTGGACCCCGAAGGTCACCACGCCCACGTGCTCGTGCCCCACGACCAGCTGAGCCTGGCCATCGGCCGGGAGGGCCAGAACGTCCGCCTGGCGGCCCGCCTCACCGGCTGGAAGATCGACATCAAGGATGCCCAGGACTACGACCAGGTCAGCGAGGACGAGAAGGTGGCAACCCTGATCGCCCAGCGCCAGGAGGAGGAGGCCCTGCAGGCCGAGGCCGAGGCCCGGCTGCAGGCCGAACAGGCCACCCGCGCCGAGGAGGACGCCCGTCTGCGGGAGCTCTACCCCCTGCCGGAGGACGAGGAGATCGATGGGGAAGGGGATGGCGAGGAGGACGGTGGGGAGGTCGGCCCATCCGAAGTGGAAGCCGAAGCCGACGATCCGCTGGAGCCCCCGCTCGAGGAGGCCCCAGAAGAGACCGCTGGTGAGGACGTCCGGTGA
- a CDS encoding low-complexity tail membrane protein, with translation MTPRSEPLLWLQLIALGVLPLEALLLLLVLAGSDPGPLPGLERLLCWAIGALAPAVLLARRPADVWSLLLLQTPLRGRRELQRRLSRLQAAPGLALATAGGAALALPLLWWIDRQAAVAAPITPFASCPRLVALLLAALLLVVMLWQWQQLIQSLWLLNRSPEVLAATRPLSLEELEQQRLCLGLPLLLPEPLKRPEVVMPPEANPGEAEDPPETQAPEAPPAPPPTPAVEPSAVEAVAVEPEQPPEEAEGSDLDQEIP, from the coding sequence GTGACGCCCCGCAGCGAGCCGCTGCTCTGGCTCCAGCTGATCGCCCTCGGGGTCCTGCCGCTTGAGGCGCTGCTGCTGCTGCTGGTGCTCGCCGGCAGCGACCCGGGCCCCCTGCCGGGTCTGGAGCGGCTGCTCTGCTGGGCGATCGGTGCCCTGGCCCCCGCCGTGCTGCTGGCGCGCCGACCCGCCGACGTCTGGTCGCTGCTGCTGCTGCAGACCCCGCTGCGGGGTCGCCGGGAGCTGCAGCGGCGGCTCAGCCGGCTGCAGGCGGCCCCTGGGCTGGCCCTGGCCACCGCCGGCGGCGCCGCCCTCGCCCTGCCCCTGCTGTGGTGGATCGATCGCCAGGCCGCCGTGGCCGCGCCCATCACCCCCTTCGCCTCCTGCCCGCGCCTGGTGGCCCTGCTGCTGGCGGCCCTGCTGCTGGTGGTGATGCTGTGGCAGTGGCAGCAGCTGATCCAGTCCCTCTGGCTGCTGAACCGCAGCCCCGAGGTCTTGGCCGCCACCCGCCCCCTCAGCCTGGAGGAACTGGAGCAGCAGCGCCTCTGCCTGGGCCTGCCCCTGTTGCTACCCGAGCCCCTCAAAAGACCCGAGGTGGTGATGCCGCCCGAAGCGAATCCAGGCGAAGCGGAGGACCCACCGGAAACCCAGGCGCCCGAGGCGCCACCAGCGCCGCCCCCGACCCCAGCCGTCGAACCCTCAGCCGTCGAGGCGGTTGCGGTCGAACCAGAGCAGCCCCCCGAAGAGGCCGAAGGCTCCGACCTGGATCAGGAGATCCCCTGA
- the infB gene encoding translation initiation factor IF-2 has protein sequence MTSSGKVRIYELSKDLGLDNKDVLDAAEKLSIAAKSHSSSISDDEASRIRSLIGVNVASPTPARPGSPTRPEPAPPAPPAKAILAVKKAAPAPVSIPRSGAAPVAPAAAAPPAPPASRPPAPRPVAAASAQAPARPEPPAARPRPAGAPVPARPRPVEAGKPAGQPPTIMGKPAATAAPAAAPTAKPAAPGAPARPAPAAPARPAAAAPPTKPLAAPKPTGPAPVNRASQPPVRVGSPQRPPAPAPGRPAQAGTPTRPPATRPQLVGRPQPGQSGPTSSRPAPPSARPQRPGAPAPIRPGSAGARTGSAPGRPGPTPLELVGKPIRRDSAGPGTFVGGPSDVPPAARASPRGCARSMAPGELIQLQKPTGCPGAPPPRRPDHSEGGTEAVGEKEGVTRPTATPQAAPRRPGFGPPTPAGARAPGARRPDWDDSAKLEALRSRTPQKQRQKVHIIGENDDALTAETGGYAGEQEALVLQASLARPAKPRTPAGAQAKPTVAVRKRKKETTRQRQRRRAMELRASREAKALRPEMLIVPEGNLTVQELADRLGVESSEIIKSLFFKGIIATVTQTLDLHTIETVSEEFGVPVLQDDIEAAAKKTVEMIEESDMAHLIRRPPVVTVMGHVDHGKTSLLDAIRKTRVAAGEAGGITQHIGAYQVDVPHGEEHRKITFLDTPGHEAFTAMRARGTKVTDVAVLVVAADDGVRPQTLEAISHARAAEVPIVVAINKIDKEGAQPDRVKQELSGLDLVAEDWGGNTVMVPVSAIKGENIDKLLEMILLVTEVEDLQANPDRMARGTVIEAHLDKAKGPVATLLIQNGTLKAGDVLAAGPILGKVRAMVDDTGKRVKQAGPSSAVEALGFSEVPTAGDEFEVYADEKSARAVVGDRATEARATRLAQQMASRRVSLASMSGQASEGELKELNLILKADVQGSVEAILGSLEQLPQEEVQVRVLLSAPGEITETDVDLAAASGAVIVGFNTSMASGAKRAADATGVDVRDYDVIYKLLEDIQMAMEGLLEPEMVEEGLGEAEVRAVFTIGKSAVAGCYVTSGKLQRNCRIRVHRGKELVYEGDLDSLRRNKDDVKEVATGFECGIGCDRFTGWQDKDRVEAFKLVTQRRTLST, from the coding sequence ATGACCAGCAGCGGCAAAGTGAGAATCTACGAGCTGTCAAAGGACCTGGGCCTGGACAACAAGGACGTGCTCGATGCCGCCGAGAAGCTCTCCATTGCGGCCAAGAGCCACAGCAGCTCCATCAGTGATGACGAGGCCTCCCGGATCCGTTCCCTGATTGGCGTGAACGTCGCCAGCCCAACACCCGCACGCCCCGGATCGCCCACCCGGCCCGAACCGGCGCCGCCGGCGCCCCCTGCCAAGGCGATCCTGGCCGTCAAGAAGGCCGCTCCGGCTCCGGTGAGCATCCCCCGCAGCGGCGCGGCGCCGGTCGCTCCGGCCGCAGCCGCTCCACCGGCTCCCCCCGCCAGCCGTCCCCCCGCGCCCCGCCCCGTCGCGGCAGCATCGGCCCAGGCTCCGGCCCGGCCCGAGCCCCCGGCAGCACGGCCCAGGCCAGCCGGGGCCCCGGTGCCGGCGCGCCCCCGCCCTGTCGAGGCCGGCAAACCGGCCGGCCAGCCGCCCACGATCATGGGCAAACCCGCCGCCACCGCCGCACCAGCCGCCGCCCCCACGGCGAAGCCGGCCGCCCCCGGCGCCCCAGCCCGTCCTGCGCCCGCTGCCCCTGCCCGGCCGGCCGCCGCAGCCCCGCCGACCAAACCCCTGGCGGCACCGAAGCCCACCGGTCCGGCCCCGGTGAACCGTGCCTCCCAGCCCCCGGTCCGGGTCGGCTCGCCCCAGCGGCCGCCGGCCCCTGCTCCGGGACGGCCTGCCCAGGCCGGCACACCCACCCGGCCGCCCGCCACCCGGCCCCAGCTCGTCGGCCGTCCCCAGCCCGGCCAGAGCGGCCCCACCAGCAGCCGGCCCGCCCCTCCCTCGGCCCGACCCCAGCGTCCCGGCGCCCCGGCACCGATCCGTCCCGGCAGCGCCGGCGCCAGGACCGGCTCGGCCCCGGGACGGCCCGGCCCCACCCCGCTCGAACTGGTCGGCAAGCCGATCCGCCGCGACTCGGCCGGCCCCGGCACCTTCGTCGGCGGGCCGTCCGACGTGCCCCCGGCCGCCCGGGCATCCCCGAGAGGATGCGCAAGATCGATGGCCCCCGGAGAGCTGATACAGCTACAGAAGCCCACCGGCTGTCCCGGCGCCCCGCCGCCGAGGCGACCCGACCACAGCGAGGGCGGCACTGAGGCCGTTGGTGAGAAGGAGGGCGTGACGCGCCCCACCGCCACCCCTCAGGCGGCGCCCCGCCGCCCCGGCTTTGGCCCGCCCACCCCGGCCGGCGCCCGCGCCCCCGGCGCCCGGCGTCCCGACTGGGACGACAGCGCCAAGCTGGAGGCCCTGCGCAGCCGCACGCCCCAGAAGCAGCGCCAGAAGGTCCACATCATCGGCGAAAACGATGATGCCCTCACCGCCGAGACCGGTGGCTATGCCGGCGAGCAGGAAGCCTTGGTGCTACAGGCCAGCCTGGCGCGGCCGGCCAAGCCCCGCACCCCCGCCGGCGCCCAGGCCAAGCCCACCGTTGCGGTGCGCAAGCGCAAGAAGGAGACCACCCGCCAGCGTCAGCGGCGCCGTGCCATGGAGCTGCGGGCCTCCCGCGAAGCCAAGGCCCTGCGTCCCGAGATGCTGATCGTGCCTGAGGGCAACCTCACGGTGCAGGAACTGGCCGACCGCCTCGGGGTGGAGAGCTCCGAGATCATCAAATCCCTGTTCTTCAAGGGAATCATCGCCACCGTCACCCAGACCCTCGACCTCCACACGATCGAGACGGTGTCCGAGGAATTCGGCGTACCCGTGCTCCAGGACGACATCGAGGCCGCGGCCAAGAAAACCGTGGAGATGATCGAGGAGAGCGACATGGCACACCTGATCAGGCGTCCGCCCGTGGTGACCGTGATGGGCCACGTCGACCACGGCAAGACAAGCCTGCTCGACGCCATTCGCAAGACCCGCGTGGCGGCCGGAGAAGCCGGCGGCATCACCCAGCACATCGGCGCGTACCAAGTGGATGTGCCCCATGGCGAGGAGCACCGCAAGATCACCTTCCTCGACACCCCGGGCCACGAGGCGTTCACCGCCATGCGGGCCCGCGGCACCAAGGTCACCGACGTGGCGGTGCTGGTGGTGGCCGCCGACGACGGCGTCCGCCCCCAGACCCTGGAGGCGATCAGCCACGCCCGCGCCGCCGAGGTGCCGATCGTGGTGGCGATCAACAAGATCGACAAGGAAGGGGCCCAGCCCGACCGGGTCAAGCAGGAACTCTCCGGCCTCGACCTGGTGGCCGAGGACTGGGGCGGCAACACCGTCATGGTCCCCGTCAGCGCCATCAAAGGGGAGAACATCGACAAGCTGCTGGAGATGATCCTGCTGGTCACCGAAGTGGAGGACCTGCAGGCCAACCCCGACCGGATGGCCCGGGGCACGGTGATCGAGGCCCACCTCGACAAGGCCAAGGGTCCGGTGGCCACCCTGCTGATCCAGAACGGCACCCTCAAGGCCGGCGACGTTCTGGCGGCCGGACCGATCCTCGGCAAGGTGCGGGCCATGGTCGACGACACCGGCAAGCGGGTGAAGCAGGCCGGCCCGTCGAGTGCCGTGGAGGCCCTGGGCTTCAGCGAGGTGCCCACCGCCGGCGACGAGTTCGAGGTCTACGCCGATGAGAAGAGCGCCCGGGCGGTGGTCGGCGACCGGGCCACCGAGGCCCGGGCCACCCGACTGGCCCAGCAGATGGCCTCCCGCCGGGTGTCCCTGGCGTCGATGTCGGGCCAGGCCAGCGAAGGCGAGCTCAAGGAGCTCAACCTCATCCTCAAGGCCGATGTACAGGGCAGCGTCGAGGCGATCCTCGGGTCCCTCGAGCAGCTGCCCCAGGAGGAGGTTCAGGTGCGGGTGCTGCTCTCGGCACCGGGCGAGATCACCGAAACGGACGTCGACCTGGCGGCCGCGTCGGGCGCTGTGATCGTGGGCTTCAACACCTCGATGGCCTCCGGTGCCAAGCGCGCCGCCGATGCCACCGGCGTGGACGTGCGCGATTACGACGTCATCTACAAGCTGCTCGAGGACATCCAGATGGCCATGGAGGGCCTGCTGGAGCCGGAGATGGTGGAGGAGGGCCTGGGCGAGGCGGAGGTGCGGGCCGTGTTCACGATCGGCAAGAGCGCCGTGGCCGGCTGTTACGTCACCAGCGGCAAGCTGCAGCGCAACTGCCGCATCCGTGTCCATCGCGGCAAGGAGCTCGTCTACGAAGGCGATCTCGATTCCTTGCGGCGCAACAAGGACGACGTCAAGGAGGTGGCCACCGGCTTCGAGTGCGGCATCGGCTGCGACCGGTTCACCGGCTGGCAGGACAAGGATCGGGTCGAGGCCTTCAAGCTGGTCACCCAGCGCCGGACCCTCAGCACCTGA
- a CDS encoding AbrB family transcriptional regulator, whose translation MLTGSDLLAKVKELGDVSKSDLVRGCGYVSTKKDGSERLNFTAFYEALLEAKGVSLGEGGGKGASKGGRKLSYVATVQGNGNLLVGKAYTAMLDLQPGDEFEIKLGRKQIRLIPAGSTDDDD comes from the coding sequence ATGCTCACCGGATCTGATCTCCTGGCCAAGGTCAAGGAACTGGGCGATGTCTCGAAATCCGATCTGGTGCGTGGTTGCGGCTACGTCAGCACCAAGAAGGACGGGTCAGAGCGTCTTAATTTCACCGCCTTTTACGAGGCCCTGCTGGAAGCCAAGGGCGTCAGCCTGGGCGAAGGCGGTGGCAAGGGTGCCTCCAAAGGCGGTCGCAAACTCAGCTATGTGGCCACCGTGCAGGGCAATGGCAATCTTCTTGTGGGCAAGGCCTACACCGCCATGCTTGATCTGCAGCCCGGCGATGAATTCGAGATCAAGCTGGGCCGCAAGCAGATTCGCCTGATTCCCGCCGGATCCACCGACGACGACGACTGA
- a CDS encoding YlxR family protein produces the protein MTSPAGRPVLRRCVSCRRLCDRTQLWRVVRQSDGTVSLDGGMGRSAYLCPQPSCLEEARRRRRLQRGLRCAVSETILAILEARLERSAPRPLRQDEPWSPRACGPGALSAPPYGDLSE, from the coding sequence GTGACGTCGCCCGCCGGGCGGCCGGTGCTTCGGCGCTGCGTCTCCTGTCGCCGCCTGTGCGACCGGACCCAGCTCTGGCGTGTGGTGCGCCAGTCCGACGGGACGGTGAGCCTGGATGGGGGCATGGGCCGATCGGCCTATCTGTGCCCGCAACCGAGCTGCCTGGAGGAGGCCCGCCGTCGCCGCCGCCTCCAGCGCGGCCTGCGCTGCGCCGTCAGCGAAACCATCCTCGCCATCCTCGAGGCACGTCTCGAGCGATCGGCCCCGCGACCTCTGAGGCAAGATGAACCATGGTCGCCACGTGCGTGCGGCCCCGGGGCCCTTTCGGCCCCACCGTACGGAGACCTTTCTGAATGA
- a CDS encoding DUF3493 domain-containing protein produces the protein MGSDPNRSLDPALRQRLLTEARTPWRGLRRALWFALVASAGLGLATMALRASAGSEVASGDLLIQVGAFGLFGGLLWFDRNRLDG, from the coding sequence ATGGGATCCGACCCGAACAGATCCCTGGATCCGGCGCTGCGCCAGCGCCTTCTCACGGAAGCGAGAACCCCCTGGCGGGGGCTCCGGCGGGCCCTCTGGTTCGCCCTGGTGGCGTCGGCCGGGCTGGGCCTGGCCACCATGGCCCTGCGGGCTTCCGCCGGCTCGGAGGTGGCCTCAGGGGATCTCCTGATCCAGGTCGGAGCCTTCGGCCTCTTCGGGGGGCTGCTCTGGTTCGACCGCAACCGCCTCGACGGCTGA